The following proteins come from a genomic window of Canis lupus dingo isolate Sandy chromosome 20, ASM325472v2, whole genome shotgun sequence:
- the MADCAM1 gene encoding mucosal addressin cell adhesion molecule 1 — MERGLALLLPVFLGLLQRGRGGPLEVEPPDSVVAVSMGGSRQLTCRLSCADHRAPSVQWRGLDTSLGAVRSDAGSSVLSVHNASLSAAGTHVCVGSCGNLTLQRTVQLLVFAFPDQLTVSPVALVAKQDREVACTAHNVTPASPEALSLSLLLGDRELGEALSREVEEEPQQGEDLLFQVTGRWLLPSLDTPTPPALHCRATMTLPGVQLSHQRAIPVLRSLTSREPPGTTSPEATPELSSTRSSESPAPPAGNSSARPCRPKIHQSPAAGGLELLCEAACGPGVAVGWTQAPGGLEAYQRREAGARAWLSVPRAGCGPEGWFQCRLDPGGQMASLYLVAEVCSPPAPPALWTGSLVLGLLLLALLAYRLRKRCRPAR; from the exons ATGGAGCGGGGCCTCGCCCTCCTGCTGCCTGTCTTCCTGGGGCTCCTTCAGCGAGGCCGGG GTGGGCCGCTGGAGGTGGAGCCCCCAGACTCCGTGGTGGCCGTGTCCATGGGCGGCTCGCGGCAGCTCACCTGCCGGTTGTCGTGCGCTGACCACAGGGCCCCGTCGGTGCAGTGGCGGGGCCTGGACACCAGCCTGGGCGCCGTGCGGTCGGATGCAGGCAGCAGCGTCCTCTCCGTGCACAACGCGTCCCTGTCGGCGGCCGGCACTCACGTGTGCGTGGGCTCCTGCGGGAACCTCACCCTCCAGCGGACCGTGCAGCTGCTGGTGTTCG CATTCCCAGACCAGCTGACTGTGTCCCCAGTGGCCCTGGTGGCCAAGCAGGACCGGGAGGTGGCCTGCACGGCCCACAACGTCACACCTGCCAGCCCCGAGGCCCTCTCCTTGTCTCTGCTCCTGGGGGACCGGGAGCTGGGGGAGGCCCTGAGCCGGGAGGTAGAGGAGGAGCCGCAGCAGGGCGAGGACCTGCTGTTCCAGGTGACGGGGCGCTGGCTGCTGCCCTCCCtggacacccccaccccgcccgccctccACTGCCGGGCAACCATGACGCTGCCCGGCGTGCAGCTGAGTCACCAGCGGGCCATTCCAG TCCTGCGCAGCCTGACCTCCCGGGAGCCCCCCGGCACGACCTCCCCCGAGGCCACCCCAGAGCTGAGCTCCACCCGCAGCTCCGAGAGTCCTGCACCCCCGGCCGGGAACAGCTCCGCCAGGCCCTGCCGCCCCAAAATCCACCAGTCACCCGCAGCAGGGGGTCTGGAGCTGCTGTGTGAGGCGGCCTGCGGCCCCGGGGTGGCCGTGGGCTGGACGCAGGCGCCCGGGGGGCTGGAGGCCTACCAGAGGCGGGAGGCCGGGGCCCGGGCTTGGCTGAGCGTGCCCCGGGCAGGGTGCGGCCCTGAAGGCTGGTTCCAGTGTCGCCTGGACCCAGGGGGACAGATGGCCAGCCTGTACCTGGTCGCGGAAGTCT GCTCCCCGCCAGCGCCCCCAGCCCTGTGGACGGGCAGCTTGGTGCTGGGGCTGCTCCTCCTGGCGCTCCTCGCCTACCGCCTGCGGAAGCGCTGCAGGCCCGCCCGGTGA
- the TPGS1 gene encoding tubulin polyglutamylase complex subunit 1 has translation MAAVEKRRPAVAPAASFTDSGRPAVSRTAAPADSEEDFLRQVGVTEMLRAALLKVLEARPEEPIAFLAHYFENMGLRSPANGGAGEPPGQLLLQQQRLGRALWHLRLAHHSQRTAFNNNVSVAYECLSASGRKKKPGLDGRTYSELLKRICRDGEAPEEVVAPLLHKIQCRDHEAVPLDVFRAGMLTCFVLLEFVARASALYQLLEDPALAVADRRVGQAVLDTLEGALQASDGAPVPARYLEAGSRLGPDSLALAMDRALVARRPSSPMTREEFLEKAAALFIAKVKPVA, from the exons ATGGCGGCGGTGGAGAAGCGGCGGCCGGCGGTGGCTCCGGCGGCCAGTTTCACGGACAGCGGCCGGCCGGCGGTGTCCCGAACAGCGGCACCGGCCGACAGCGAGGAGGACTTCCTGCGGCAGGTCGGCGTGACGGAGATGCTGCGCGCGGCCCTGCTGAAGGTGCTGGAGGCGCGGCCCGAGGAGCCGATCGCCTTCCTGGCGCACTACTTCGAGAACATGGGCCTGCGCTCGCCTGCAAACGGCGGCGCCGGGGAGCCCCCGGGTCAGCTCCTGCTGCAGCAGCAGCGCCTGGGCCGCGCGCTGTGGCACCTCCGCCTGGCTCACCACTCCCAGAg GACAGCCTTCAACAACAACGTCAGCGTGGCCTACGAGTGCCTGAGCGCCAGCGGGCGCAAGAAGAAGCCGGGGCTGGACGGGCGCACCTACAGCGAGCTGCTCAAGCGCATCTGCCGGGACGGGGAGGCTCCCGAGGAGGTCGTGGCCCCCCTGCTGCACAAGATCCAGTGCCGGGACCATGAGGCCGTGCCGCTGGACGTCTTCCGCGCCGGCATGCTCACCTGCTTCGTGCTCCTGGAGTTCGTGGCGCGGGCCAGCGCCCTGTACCAGCTGCTGGAGGACCCGGCCCTGGCTGTGGCTGACCGCCGGGTGGGCCAGGCCGTGCTGGACACGCTGGAGGGGGCCCTGCAGGCCAGCGACGGGGCCCCGGTGCCTGCCCGCTACCTGGAGGCTGGATCGCGCCTGGGCCCCGACAGCCTGGCGCTGGCCATGGACCGCGCCCTGGTGGCCCGGCGGCCCAGCTCCCCGATGACCCGGGAGGAGTTCCTGGAGAAGGCCGCCGCCCTCTTCATCGCCAAGGTCAAGCCCGTGGCCTGA